A stretch of the Bordetella genomosp. 8 genome encodes the following:
- a CDS encoding LysR family transcriptional regulator — protein sequence MERPINFRQLEAFRAVMQYGSMTRAGQALAVSQPAVTRLIKDLEYELGLELFRRNGAQIVPTAEGGQLYREVERHFAGAYRIREAARAIKDARAGYLHVGAMSNLSQSVVPVALGIFAERHPGVVVAVHPEQSIGLIEAIAHRQLDVAYAMVPEDRGDIDHELFPVSHAVCAMPRGHALASRKTIAVRDLQGQDFISLGARSVLRAQINAALQKSDVRPKLRLETMHSHTVADYVRQGVGLAIIDPFAAMEPASRDIVVRPFTPKISLQFSAVYREGEGRSPFALALTEIMREVVDRLLGDLQGRLREK from the coding sequence ATGGAACGACCCATCAACTTCCGTCAGCTGGAAGCCTTCCGCGCGGTGATGCAGTACGGGAGCATGACCCGCGCAGGGCAGGCCCTGGCGGTTTCCCAGCCCGCGGTCACGCGCCTGATCAAGGACCTGGAATACGAGCTGGGACTGGAGCTGTTCAGGCGCAATGGCGCGCAGATCGTGCCTACGGCGGAAGGCGGACAGCTCTATCGCGAGGTCGAGCGGCACTTCGCGGGCGCCTACCGTATTCGGGAGGCCGCCAGGGCCATCAAGGACGCCCGGGCTGGCTACCTGCACGTGGGTGCGATGAGCAACCTGTCGCAAAGCGTGGTGCCGGTCGCTCTCGGCATCTTTGCGGAGCGTCACCCGGGCGTGGTCGTGGCCGTCCATCCCGAGCAGTCCATCGGGCTCATAGAGGCGATCGCGCATCGGCAGCTGGATGTCGCCTACGCCATGGTTCCGGAAGACCGCGGGGATATCGACCATGAGCTGTTCCCGGTCAGCCATGCGGTATGCGCGATGCCGCGCGGCCATGCCCTCGCGTCCAGGAAAACCATTGCGGTGCGCGACCTGCAGGGGCAGGATTTCATCTCGTTGGGAGCCAGGAGTGTCCTGCGGGCGCAGATCAACGCCGCCTTGCAGAAGTCGGATGTCCGCCCGAAGCTCCGGCTCGAAACGATGCATTCGCATACGGTCGCCGACTATGTGCGCCAGGGTGTGGGCCTGGCGATCATCGACCCCTTCGCGGCGATGGAGCCGGCCAGCCGGGACATCGTGGTCCGGCCGTTCACACCGAAAATCTCGCTGCAATTCTCGGCCGTCTATCGCGAAGGGGAAGGGCGCAGCCCGTTTGCCCTGGCGCTTACGGAAATCATGCGCGAAGTCGTGGATCGCCTGCTGGGCGACTTGCAGGGCAGGTTGCGCGAGAAATGA
- a CDS encoding Bug family tripartite tricarboxylate transporter substrate binding protein, which yields MKLHPSQGNLAMREQLGRYTDMKTADKNLTMLDRRRVILAGGAALALMRVPGAMAQSGYPNKPVRVIVPYPPGGASDITARVLAEQLGPRLGQPVIVENRAGANGAIGIGFVAKSAADGYTLAAVASSHAFSRTLYPKLPYDPVGDFIAITQTTRTPVVLVSSATLPARNLNELVELIKASPGRYAFASSGNGSNTHIFGQWFCAIAGLRMIHAPYKGSTPAQLDLISGQVAITFDTLPAVRPHILSDKIRLIAAAGKQRLRQFPEVPTIAESGYPSFDAESWSALLAPKHTPPEIVARLNKDVVDALHTEEVSARLREAGSEIVGDPSSQAQKMMEEEEKRYSALIKELDIKLE from the coding sequence ATGAAGCTGCATCCATCCCAGGGGAACCTCGCTATGCGAGAACAACTAGGTAGATACACCGATATGAAGACCGCCGATAAGAATTTGACGATGCTCGATCGACGCCGCGTGATCCTCGCGGGCGGGGCCGCCCTGGCGCTGATGCGCGTGCCCGGTGCCATGGCGCAGAGCGGCTATCCGAACAAACCTGTTCGAGTGATCGTTCCCTACCCGCCAGGTGGCGCGTCGGACATCACCGCGCGCGTGCTCGCCGAACAACTCGGCCCCCGGCTCGGCCAGCCGGTGATCGTCGAAAACCGGGCAGGTGCCAATGGCGCGATAGGCATCGGATTCGTCGCGAAATCTGCCGCCGACGGCTATACGCTGGCCGCGGTGGCAAGTTCGCACGCGTTCAGCCGCACCCTGTACCCCAAGCTTCCCTATGATCCCGTCGGCGATTTCATTGCCATTACGCAGACGACGCGCACGCCGGTGGTGCTCGTGTCATCGGCGACGCTGCCAGCCCGCAATCTGAACGAACTGGTCGAACTGATCAAGGCGAGTCCGGGTCGATACGCCTTTGCGTCGTCGGGCAACGGCAGCAATACGCACATCTTCGGTCAGTGGTTTTGCGCGATCGCGGGGCTGCGGATGATACACGCTCCATACAAAGGCAGCACGCCTGCCCAACTGGATCTGATCTCCGGACAGGTCGCGATCACCTTCGACACATTGCCGGCTGTCCGTCCGCATATCCTCAGCGACAAAATCCGCCTGATCGCCGCGGCTGGAAAGCAGCGCCTGCGCCAATTCCCCGAAGTCCCGACTATAGCGGAATCGGGTTATCCGTCCTTCGATGCGGAGTCCTGGTCCGCGCTGCTGGCGCCGAAGCACACTCCGCCTGAGATCGTCGCTCGCCTGAACAAGGACGTCGTCGACGCCCTGCATACCGAGGAAGTAAGCGCCCGGCTACGGGAAGCCGGCTCCGAAATCGTCGGGGACCCGTCGTCGCAGGCGCAGAAGATGATGGAAGAGGAAGAAAAGCGCTACAGCGCCTTGATCAAGGAATTGGATATCAAACTGGAGTAG
- a CDS encoding LysR family transcriptional regulator, with amino-acid sequence MRTPDLSSRQLRAFLMLADLCHFTKAAQACHLSQPAFSALIRALEDSMGARLFDRSTRRVTLTPEGQAFEPLARQLLADIGNAMAHVSDRVQLRSGRVHIAALPSLAAGWLPSILSEFHARHPNVELQLSDVLSDPCIELVRGGQADFALASRGTRPTDPGELHAQALCSDTFHLVCREDHPLAKEPRLTLKKLVPWPFIHLVRNSSVRQSIEAVLYPQTLKTLMEVEQLATVTGMIEAGLGVSVVPSLTLYQFRKPGLVIRPITVPGLERQIYIVRKQESPLSIAAEALYDLVVARLGKVGQGYGGEAQPR; translated from the coding sequence ATGCGCACACCCGACCTGTCTTCCCGCCAGTTGCGGGCCTTCCTGATGCTGGCGGACCTGTGCCATTTCACCAAGGCGGCGCAGGCTTGCCACCTGTCCCAGCCAGCCTTCAGCGCGCTGATCCGTGCCCTGGAAGACTCCATGGGCGCGCGCCTGTTCGACCGGAGCACCCGCCGGGTGACGTTGACGCCGGAAGGCCAGGCATTCGAACCGCTGGCGCGCCAGCTGTTGGCGGACATCGGCAACGCCATGGCGCACGTGTCCGACCGCGTCCAGCTGCGCAGCGGGCGCGTCCACATCGCGGCGCTGCCCTCGCTGGCCGCCGGTTGGCTGCCTTCCATCCTGAGCGAGTTTCACGCGCGGCATCCCAACGTCGAGCTGCAGCTGTCGGACGTGCTGTCCGACCCCTGCATAGAGCTGGTGCGGGGCGGCCAGGCCGACTTCGCCCTGGCGTCGCGCGGCACACGCCCGACCGATCCCGGGGAACTGCATGCGCAGGCCCTGTGCAGCGACACCTTCCACCTGGTGTGCCGCGAAGACCATCCGTTGGCGAAAGAGCCGCGATTGACTTTGAAGAAGCTGGTGCCCTGGCCCTTCATCCACCTGGTGCGCAACAGCAGCGTGCGCCAGAGCATCGAAGCCGTCCTGTATCCGCAGACATTGAAGACGCTGATGGAGGTCGAGCAACTTGCCACGGTGACCGGCATGATAGAAGCGGGCCTGGGCGTCAGTGTCGTGCCGTCGCTTACGCTGTACCAGTTCAGGAAACCCGGGTTGGTCATCCGCCCGATTACCGTGCCCGGGCTGGAACGGCAGATTTACATCGTCCGCAAGCAGGAAAGCCCGTTGTCGATCGCCGCGGAGGCCCTATACGATCTGGTCGTGGCACGCCTGGGCAAGGTAGGCCAGGGCTACGGCGGCGAGGCGCAGCCGCGCTGA
- a CDS encoding acyclic terpene utilization AtuA family protein translates to MPDPSPLLVGCAAGFSGDRTDAAGPVVDTLIARLGGRPAEGRAFLIFETLAERTLALAQLRKRADPEAGYEPLLDDMLRPVLARCLRYGIRIVSNFGAANPRGAARHIARIAAELELPTPRIAVVLGDDVSDARHAARLAERLGPSYDAGRVASANAYLGAEQIRAALDAGAQVVVCGRVADPSLTVGPAMSYFGWRPDEWDKLGKATMAGHLLECGSQVSGGYYADPGYKDVPGLENVGFPIAEIDADGDCIIGKADDTGGYVDEHTVKEQLLYEVHDPAGYLTPDVVADISGAEISVVGKDRVRLRGVKGHPRPADYKVNVCLEGGWLAEGEISYAGPRAEARARLAADVLRKRLPELRIRVDLIGRLSVFGDDGGALLAETGPGSSEDIRLRVAAHGATLADAQRLTREVTALYCCGPAGGGGVRTALTPRLNTVSCLLPRDVVPARFEMVSGDE, encoded by the coding sequence ATGCCAGATCCTTCGCCCCTATTGGTTGGCTGCGCGGCCGGCTTTTCCGGCGACCGCACGGATGCCGCCGGGCCCGTTGTCGATACCCTTATCGCAAGGCTGGGTGGACGCCCCGCCGAGGGACGTGCGTTCCTGATTTTCGAGACGCTGGCGGAGCGCACGCTGGCGCTGGCCCAGTTGCGCAAGCGCGCGGACCCCGAAGCGGGCTACGAGCCGCTGCTGGATGACATGCTGCGGCCGGTGCTGGCGCGTTGCCTACGGTACGGCATACGCATCGTCAGCAACTTTGGCGCGGCCAATCCGCGCGGGGCGGCACGCCATATCGCGCGCATCGCGGCCGAGCTGGAGCTGCCGACACCACGCATCGCGGTGGTCCTGGGCGACGACGTGTCGGATGCCCGGCATGCCGCGCGGCTGGCCGAACGGCTGGGGCCAAGCTACGACGCTGGCCGGGTGGCAAGCGCGAATGCCTATCTGGGGGCCGAACAGATCCGCGCGGCGCTGGACGCCGGCGCGCAGGTGGTGGTGTGCGGCCGCGTCGCGGACCCATCGCTGACGGTGGGGCCGGCCATGTCGTATTTCGGCTGGCGGCCCGACGAGTGGGACAAGCTTGGCAAGGCGACCATGGCCGGGCATCTGTTGGAATGCGGCTCGCAGGTCAGCGGTGGGTATTACGCCGACCCCGGATACAAAGATGTTCCCGGCCTGGAAAACGTCGGCTTCCCGATCGCGGAGATCGACGCGGACGGCGACTGCATCATCGGCAAGGCGGATGATACGGGCGGCTACGTCGACGAGCATACCGTCAAGGAACAACTGCTGTATGAAGTCCACGATCCCGCGGGCTACCTGACGCCGGACGTGGTCGCCGACATCAGCGGGGCGGAAATCAGCGTGGTCGGCAAGGACCGGGTACGGCTGCGGGGCGTAAAGGGCCATCCCAGGCCGGCCGATTACAAGGTCAATGTCTGCCTGGAAGGCGGCTGGCTGGCTGAGGGAGAAATCTCCTACGCGGGCCCGCGCGCGGAGGCGCGAGCGCGGCTCGCCGCCGACGTACTGCGCAAGCGCCTGCCCGAGCTTCGGATACGCGTGGACCTGATAGGCCGCCTGAGCGTGTTCGGCGACGATGGCGGCGCGCTGCTCGCCGAGACCGGGCCAGGTTCGAGCGAAGACATACGCCTGCGCGTTGCGGCTCATGGGGCGACCTTGGCGGATGCGCAACGGCTGACGCGCGAAGTGACCGCCCTCTATTGTTGCGGGCCGGCTGGCGGCGGTGGCGTGCGAACCGCACTGACGCCCAGATTGAATACGGTGTCCTGCCTGCTGCCACGCGACGTCGTGCCGGCACGCTTCGAAATGGTGAGTGGCGATGAATGA
- a CDS encoding AtuA-related protein, whose product MNDANIVTGDRLVVPLYRVAHARTGDKGDRSNISLIAWDPAFYEPLVAQVTPERVRTHFAHRKPTAVQRYLLPRLHAMNFVLDGVLDGGVNDALNLDTHGKTLSYLLLALEIEIPARYAGLLAGPR is encoded by the coding sequence ATGAATGATGCGAACATCGTGACCGGCGATCGGCTGGTCGTGCCGCTGTACCGCGTGGCGCATGCACGGACGGGGGACAAGGGCGACCGTTCGAACATCAGCCTGATCGCGTGGGATCCGGCGTTCTACGAGCCGCTGGTCGCACAGGTAACACCGGAACGGGTGCGGACGCATTTCGCGCATCGCAAGCCCACCGCAGTGCAACGCTATCTGCTGCCGCGCCTGCATGCGATGAATTTCGTACTCGACGGCGTGCTCGATGGCGGCGTGAACGACGCGCTGAACCTGGATACGCACGGCAAGACGCTGTCCTACCTGCTGCTGGCGCTGGAAATCGAAATCCCCGCGCGTTACGCGGGGCTGCTGGCGGGACCGCGCTGA